A genomic window from Sorex araneus isolate mSorAra2 chromosome 2, mSorAra2.pri, whole genome shotgun sequence includes:
- the LOC101545708 gene encoding zinc finger protein 77-like, protein MESVCFDDVAVNFTRAEWALLDPAQRRLYRDVMQEACRHLAFVEGFSQQKASGALGCVLENKLFSEDSTVRFISNDSWNGFGEKQMFPDASDQQPLQRRRQKRLLPDSLGDSHGAPAGAGGTPRQTGSLPALQSPVAASSAECSSPQHPPALPYGSPPGDLTQGGVCCPATQRTPSPNPGSLMRRPRRGAGTWSPTSHECKVCGETFSAANLLTRHIREHHEETPYVCELCGKGFRFPTYLQAHAKTHSDLGKPFKCPECPLRFRYSCKLRIHAKVHSGVRPFACEQCGKSFRTRSELRQHSRTHTGERPYDCPKCGKAFRESGARTKHMRIHTGERPYTCPQCGKGFRSPDTLQVHLVTHTTQSPFQCPECGKAYRFRSYFRGHLQTHQTTQHLTCGECGRVFSHPQNFRRHVRRHFEEKPFVCHCGQGFGRASALHTHVRRTHAREKH, encoded by the exons ATG GAGTCAGTATGCTTTGATGATGTGGCCGTGAACTTCACCCGGGCCGAGTGGGCTTTGCTGGATCCTGCCCAGAGGCGCCTATACAGAGACGTGATGCAggaggcctgcaggcacctggccttcGTGG AAGGCTTTTCTCAACAAAAAGCAAGTGGTGCTCTTGGATGTGTGTTGGAGAATAAGTTGTTCAGTGAAGACAGCACTGTGAGATTCATAAGCAATGATTCCTGGAATGGATTTGGAGAGAAACAGATGTTCCCTGATGCTAGTGACCAGCAGCCACTGCAGAGGAGGCGACAGAA ACGCCTCCTGCCAGACAGTCTCGGTGACAGTCACGGAGCTCCTGCAGGAGCTGGAGGAACCCCAAGGCAGACTGGAAGCCTCCCTGCACTCCAAAGTCCTGTTGCCGCCTCTTCTGCAGAATGTtcttccccccagcaccccccagcacTTCCTTATGGCTCTCCTCCAGGTGACCTGACTCAGGGGGGTGTCTGCTGCCCAGCTACCCAGAGGACCCCCTCTCCCAACCCAGGTTCCCTCATGCGACGCCCTCGGCGGGGCGCTGGCACCTGGAGCCCAACATCCCACGAATGCAAAGTTTGTGGGGAGACCTTCAGTGCCGCCAACCTGCTGACGCGTCACATCAGGGAGCACCACGAGGAGACGCCATACGTGTGTGAGCTCTGCGGGAAGGGCTTCCGCTTCCCCACGTACCTGCAGGCTCACGCCAAGACCCACTCTGACCTCGGGAAGCCCTTTAAGTGCCCCGAGTGCCCCCTGAGGTTCAGGTACTCCTGTAAGCTGCGCATCCACGCTAAGGTGCACTCGGGAGTCAGGCCTTTCGCCTGCGAACAGTGTGGGAAAAGTTTCAGGACTCGCTCGGAGTTGCGTCAGCATAGccggacccacactggggagaggccgtatgactgcccCAAGTGCGGGAAGGCGTTCCGGGAGAGTGGCGCAAGGACCAAGCACATGCGCATCcacacgggcgagcggccctACACGTGCCCACAGTGCGGGAAAGGTTTCCGCAGCCCGGACACCCTCCAGGTCCACCTAGTGACCCACACGACCCAGAGTCCTTTTCAGTGTCCTGAGTGCGGTAAGGCCTACCGCTTCCGCTCCTACTTCAGAGGCCACTTGCAGACTCACCAGACGACCCAGCACCTCACCTGCGGGGAGTGTGGTAGAGTCTTCAGCCACCCCCAGAACTTCCGCCGACATGTCAGGAGGCATTTTGAGGAGAAGCCGTTCGTGTGCCACTGCGGGCAGGGGTTTGGTCGGGCTTCAGCCCTGCACACGCATGTGCGCCGAACCCACGCCAGGGAGAAGCACTAA